The Henckelia pumila isolate YLH828 chromosome 2, ASM3356847v2, whole genome shotgun sequence genome includes a window with the following:
- the LOC140880219 gene encoding uncharacterized protein: MESVSTGGNDHDAPLPISSSNNNIIDLKLEMSGQSFCMENFTSSASKSYLQDFNHLDHFPANSFGIRMDDGFDHFDPFFHDSSSEFELYKKDQGEYCRTSTGAVAMQNFKDGGLLMLNFLNKKYPPMEVETSVICQDPEPLSSFVFHDDHDQNSRISAGNATVSDKKDAAKRSKNVRARDGDINESEPASAKKSGRGRKKTKSAKGQWTIEEDKLLIQLVEKYGVRKWSQIAQMLKGRIGKQCRERWHNHLRPDIKKDLWTEEEDRILIEAHAEVGNKWAEITKKLPGRTENSIKNHWNATKRRQFSRRKCRTKWPKPSSLLQNYIKSLNFEKGSSSRSRNSSPAQTDHKEGLNVSSSQKLETEMSPVDQMVREYDFDEIPEFSFDDDHDLFDDRGMESFIGDIPRDHLSEIDDDLYFDVELPFDLHSGVKKEVGFFDNKDIELMDMIS; this comes from the exons ATGGAGTCCGTATCAACGGGTGGAAATGACCATGATGCCCCTTTACCAATTTCTTCATCCAACAACAATATCATCGACTTGAAACTTGAAATGTCAGGCCAAAGTTTTTGCATGGAGAATTTTACATCCTCAGCATCAAAGAGTTACCTCCAAGATTTCAACCACCTCGATCATTTCCCCGCGAATTCGTTTGGGATCCGCATGGATGATGGTTTCGATCATTTCGATCCCTTTTTCCACGATTCTTCTTCTGAATTCGAATTATACAAGAAGGATCAGGGAGAGTACTGTAGGACTAGTACTGGTGCAGTAGCCATGCAGAACTTCAAAGATGGCGGATTATTAATGCTGAATTTTTTGAATAAGAAGTATCCACCGATGGAGGTCGAAACATCCGTAATCTGCCAAGATCCTGAGCCATTGTCGTCCTTTGTGTTTCATGATGATCACGATCAGAATTCGCGTATTTCCGCTGGCAATGCAACTGTAAGTGACAAAAAAGATGCTGCTAAAAGAAGCAAAAATGTGAGAGCTCGGGATGGTGACATCAACGAGAGTGAGCCAGCATCGGCTAAAAAGTCCGGTAGAGGCCGGAAGAAGACGAAATCAGCCAAAGGGCAATGGACCATTGAAGAAGACAA GCTTTTGATCCAGTTGGTGGAGAAATATGGAGTGAGGAAATGGTCACAGATAGCGCAAATGCTGAAGGGGAGAATAGGGAAACAATGCAGAGAGAGATGGCATAACCATTTGAGGCCTGATATCAAA AAGGACCTATGGACAGAGGAGGAAGACAGAATTTTAATCGAGGCTCATGCAGAAGTAGGTAATAAATGGGCAGAAATCACCAAGAAACTACCGGGGAGGACTGAGAATTCGATCAAGAATCATTGGAATGCAACTAAAAGAAGACAGTTTTCGAGACGAAAATGCAGGACAAAATGGCCCAAACCAAGTTCCCTCTTGCAAAACTATATCAAAAGCCTTAATTTTGAGAAAGGGAGTAGTAGCCGATCAAGAAACAGTTCGCCTGCACAAACTGATCACAAGGAAGGCCTGAATGTTTCGTCATCACAGAAGTTAGAAACAGAGATGAGCCCAGTTGATCAGATGGTGCGTGAATATGATTTTGACGAGATCCCAGAGTTCAGTTTTGATGATGATCATGACTTGTTTGACGACAGAGGTATGGAGTCGTTTATCGGTGATATACCGAGGGATCATCTATCAGAAATTGATGATGATCTGTATTTTGATGTGGAGTTGCCATTTGATCTGCATAGTGGAGTGAAGAAGGAGGTTGGTTTTTTTGACAACAAGGATATAGAGCTGATGGACATGATCTCTTGA
- the LOC140880218 gene encoding triose phosphate/phosphate translocator, non-green plastid, chloroplastic-like, with protein sequence MQSAAISLSPSISLPRNNPMHLALCSQRRRLSTVSASSLPSSGVSCSLPPTGWVSSHNPLTRSDVVPLRATAETGEAAESPKSKTADTLVLGILFGFWYLFNIYFNIYNKQVLKVYPYPVTVSLFQFAVGTVIVILMWTLNIYKRPKISGAQLATIFPLAVAHTLGNLFTNVSLGKVAVSFTHTIKAMEPFFSVILSAMFLGEFPTVWIVLSLIPVVGGVGLASMTEASFNWAGFWSAMASNLTNQSRNVLSKKFMVKKEESLDNITLFAVITIMSFFLMVLPTIFMEGIKFTPSYIQAAGLDVKEICIRSILAALCFHAYQQVSYMILQRVSPVTHSVGNCVKRVVVIVSSVLFFRTAVSPLNSIGTGIALAGVFLYSRVKRIKPKAKTA encoded by the exons ATGCAAAGCGCCGCGATTTCCCTCTCCCCTTCCATTTCTCTCCCCCGCAACAATCCCATGCATCTCGCTCTGTGTTCCCAACGCCGCCGTCTCAGCACCGTATCCGCCTCATCTCTGCCCTCGTCTGGTGTCTCCTGCTCGCTCCCTCCAACTGGATGGGTTTCCAGTCATAATCCTTTGACGCGATCCGATGTTGTTCCACTTCGGGCTACTGCGGAAACTGGGGAAGCAGCTGAAAGCCCGAAATCGAAGACCGCGGATACTTTGGTGCTCGGGATTTTGTTCGGATTTTGGTACTTGTTCAACATCTACTTCAATATCTACAACAAGCAG GTTCTCAAAGTTTATCCTTACCCGGTGACGGTCTCTCTATTTCAATTTGCTGTTGGGACTGTAATTGTCATTTTGATGTGGACCTTGAATATTTACAAGCGGCCTAAAATCAGTGGTGCTCAG CTTGCTACAATTTTTCCTCTTGCAGTGGCGCATACACTGGGAAATCTCTTCACTAACGTGAGTCTCGGAAAAGTAGCTGTCTCATTCACTCATACAATTAAAGCTATGGAGCCATTCTTCTCAGTTATTCTCTCTGCAATGTTTCTTGGGGAG TTTCCTACAGTATGGATAGTTCTCTCACTTATACCAGTTGTTGGTGGAGTTGGTTTGGCATCAATGACTGAGGCCTCTTTTAATTG GGCTGGCTTTTGGAGTGCAATGGCCTCAAACTTGACAAATCAGTCACGCAATGTTCTTAGCAAAAAGTTTATGGTGAAGAAAGAG GAATCCTTGGATAACATTACTCTTTTTGCAGTCATTACTATCATGTCATTCTTTTTAATGGTGCTTCCTACTATCTTCATGGAAGGCATCAAGTTTACACCTTCTTACATTCAGGCAGCT GGGTTGGATGTCAAAGAAATATGCATTAGGTCGATTCTGGCAGCTCTGTGCTTCCATGCATATCAGCAG GTTTCTTACATGATATTGCAACGTGTATCTCCAGTTACTCACTCTGTCGGGAACTGTGTTAAACGTGTGGTGGTGATTGTGAGCTCTGTTCTCTTCTTCCGCACAGCTGTTTCACCTCTTAATTCCATAG GTACGGGAATAGCACTTGCTGGAGTGTTCCTATACTCGAGAGTGAAGCGAATCAAGCCAAAGGCAAAAACTGCATGA